From a single Desulfuribacillus stibiiarsenatis genomic region:
- a CDS encoding GerW family sporulation protein translates to MVKDIMDSVLERLEKFLQTKTVIGEAIQIGNVTLIPVLSVSFGLGGGGGEGEHKGSDNGSGAGAGAGARISPKALVVVKDDEVSILPISERGSLEKIVSMVPDIVDKIKVNCCEGSEKKE, encoded by the coding sequence ATGGTAAAGGACATTATGGATTCAGTATTAGAGCGATTGGAGAAATTCTTACAAACAAAAACAGTAATTGGGGAAGCGATTCAAATAGGGAATGTTACTTTGATTCCAGTGCTAAGCGTGTCCTTTGGGTTAGGCGGAGGCGGAGGAGAAGGAGAACACAAGGGGTCAGACAATGGATCAGGTGCAGGTGCAGGTGCAGGTGCGAGAATTTCACCAAAGGCTCTAGTAGTTGTGAAGGATGATGAAGTATCAATTCTACCAATAAGTGAACGAGGATCCCTAGAAAAAATTGTTTCGATGGTACCAGATATTGTAGATAAGATTAAAGTTAATTGCTGTGAAGGTTCCGAAAAAAAAGAATAG